A stretch of the Chelonoidis abingdonii isolate Lonesome George chromosome 11, CheloAbing_2.0, whole genome shotgun sequence genome encodes the following:
- the TXNIP gene encoding thioredoxin-interacting protein, with product MVVFKKIKTFEIVFSEPDKVFCSGEKVAGRVLVEVTEVTRVSSVRVLACGEARVVWIKGPQQCKQEMEYLRYEDVLTLDDHPTDEDGSVILRPGNKYEYKFGFELPHGPLGTSFKGKYGCVDYWVKAFLDRPSCQPQEIKQHFEVMDPVDVNTPDLMSPVAAKKDKKVSCMFIPDGHVSVSARIDRKGFCEGDDICINADFENICSRIVVPKAAIVSKHTYLANGQTKVLTQKLSCVRGNPIISGMSESWRGKTLRVKKIKPSILGCIILRVEYFLQIYASVPGSKKIVLELPLVIGSRSGFASRSSSMASQASSEMSWVDLNIPDAPEAPPCYLDIVPEDHRLESPTTPLLDDLDSFDSPIFMYAPEFKFMPPPTYTEVDPCNANNNVQ from the exons ATGGTGGTGTTCAAGAAGATCAAGACCTTCGAGATCGTCTTCAGCGAGCCTGACAAGGTCTTCTGCAGTGGAGAGAAGGTAGCCGGCCGTGTGCTGGTGGAAGTGACCGAAGTCACCCGGGTCAGCTCAGTTAGAGTGCTGGCTTGTGGGGAGGCCAGGGTGGTGTGGATCAAGGGACCCCAACAATGCAAGCAGGAGATGGAGTACCTGCGCTATGAAGATGTCCTCACCCTGGATGATCATCCTACTG ATGAGGATGGTTCTGTGATCTTGAGACCTGGCAACAAATACGAATACAAATTTGGATTTGAGCTTCCCCATGG GCCTCTGGGGACCTCGTTCAAAGGGAAGTATGGCTGTGTGGATTACTGGGTTAAGGCTTTCTTGGATCGCCCATCCTGTCAGCCTCAGGAGATAAAGCAGCACTTTGAGGTCATGGATCCTGTTGATGTCAACACTCCGGACTTAATG TCGCCAGTCGCTGCCAAGAAAGACAAGAAGGTGTCCTGCATGTTCATTCCTGATGGACATGTGTCTGTCAGTGCCAGGATTGACCGAAAAGGATTCTGTGAAG GTGATGATATCTGCATAAATGCAGACTTTGAGAACATCTGCTCCCGGATCGTGGTACCCAAAGCAGCCATTGTTTCCAAGCATACCTACTTGGCAAATGGGCAGACCAAGGTTTTGACCCAGAAACTTTCCTGCGTCCGAGGCAACCCCATCATTTCAGGCATGTCTGAGAGCTGGCGGGGTAAAACTCTCCGGGTCAAGAAGATCAAACCATCCATCCTGGGCTGCATTATCCTGCGTGTGGAGTACTTCTTGCAG ATCTATGCCAGCGTCCCTGGCTCCAAGAAGATAGTTCTGGAGCTGCCTCTCGTCATCGGTAGCAGATCTGGGTTTGCCAGCCGCAGCTCCAGCATGGCTAGCCAGGCTAGCTCTGAAATGAGCTGGGTGGACCTCAATATCCCTGATGCTCCAGAAG CACCTCCATGCTACCTGGACATCGTTCCTGAAGATCACCGTCTGGAgagccccactactccccttctGGATGATCTTGACAGTTTCGACAGCCCAATCTTCATGTATGCCCCAGAGTTCAAGTTCATGCCTCCTCCCACCTACACAGAG GTGGATCCCTGCAACGCTAACAACAATGTGCAGTGA